The following are encoded together in the Elusimicrobiota bacterium genome:
- a CDS encoding MotA/TolQ/ExbB proton channel family protein encodes MTDINYLEILRSSFTLVILIFCSILSITFAVERWLFFRKIDPNPGPFLAKVKQLMEEGRFKEVLEVCEKTTGPVSALVKTAVTNRQKEEAEMDRLLGAARLDERLKMERFLAILGTLGNTAPFIGLFGTVVGIIKAFRDLALAGAGGPAIVAKGIAEALVATAAGLAVAIPAVIIYNYFTKRVKAVSSVMEAASLRITTYLKP; translated from the coding sequence ATGACCGATATTAATTACCTTGAGATTCTCAGGAGCAGCTTCACGCTGGTCATTCTTATTTTTTGTTCCATCCTTTCCATTACGTTTGCGGTCGAGCGGTGGCTATTTTTTAGAAAAATCGATCCCAACCCCGGCCCTTTTTTGGCCAAGGTTAAGCAATTGATGGAGGAAGGGCGCTTTAAGGAGGTGCTTGAGGTTTGCGAAAAAACGACCGGGCCCGTGTCTGCGCTGGTGAAAACAGCGGTCACGAACCGGCAGAAAGAAGAGGCGGAGATGGACCGGCTCTTGGGCGCCGCGCGTCTTGACGAGCGTTTGAAAATGGAGCGGTTTTTGGCGATTTTAGGCACGCTGGGGAACACCGCGCCCTTTATCGGGTTGTTCGGAACCGTGGTGGGCATTATTAAGGCGTTCCGCGATTTGGCGTTGGCGGGCGCCGGCGGCCCGGCCATTGTGGCCAAAGGCATTGCCGAGGCCTTGGTGGCCACGGCCGCGGGTCTGGCGGTCGCGATTCCGGCCGTCATCATTTATAACTACTTCACGAAACGAGTGAAAGCCGTTTCATCGGTCATGGAAGCCGCTTCATTGAGGATCACCACTTACCTTAAGCCTTAA
- a CDS encoding OmpA family protein, with protein MMAVSNFKFQISNLSNLWAFIICLTVSFARAQTETAQVFFSPNSDGIIDSAVFRLSVSNASNIAEWVFVVTDNSGREIKRFTGKGAPPSGLDWNGKDEHNQLIPDGTYHYRLSVVTLAGNKVEMPPQELVCDRQTPTAQAGVEPALFSPEEGSAKPTAHFMMDAYDANGIHSWILKIVNAQTGSAVKSFYGKGQPMPKAEWDGRSDAYDPAPDGEYSFTFAVRDRAGNTTITSPKTVTIDRAEPMTSVEAEPPVFSPNADGVQDIVTFEIKPPPVIKKQIENWSLSVKDMKGRALKMFEGLGEPPRAISWDGKDAAGKIAADGIYAYSFLTVDQAGNRGFALPKNLVLDTTPPQATIDLKPLLLSPNGDGFGDNGTYHMEVVEANGIRSYALEIKDDVGTLKKAFRGEETPAKQLQWAGQDSSDKTLVDGKYSYTLTLADRAGNKTTVEPKELQIDVTPPVVDWMVDPRLISPNGDQQEAHMRISVHDASEIEQWRLEIKDAASKVVRRYTGQGAYLDPIAWEGRDESKNMVPDGVYNAFFWVRDKANNAVLTSAQQIVVGAQIPEITVTAALNNFSPNADGVKDTAAFALKSRSFNKIKQWALAFTDGGQTLIREFQGLGAPPAEIIWSGERDDKTPSPDGFYRYVYRVTDEAGNRNQTQPQNIQIDTLRPEIDDRAVPALFSPNADGILDDMIFKLSYRDQSAAREWSITIKNEGNKVVRVLSGQGALPQDVRWDGRSDAQKAVPDGPYTFVLTAEDAVGNRSATLDQIIRLDTTPPQLTIAAEPTLFSPKSSSDKDRTVFNMTVQDASDLTRWSLKFVDAKNNEAHEIKGDGRPPVEIVWEGVNHKNDVLADGSYKVYLVVRDEVGNEGKSQPATVTIDTSKPVVAVVTHEEMVPSLVPEVQSVEGSRGIVINLAAEVLFETGKAQIRPEAFPMLDEAAGVIKKYPKRHVLVEGHTDNVPIRNEEFPNNQTLSEGRAKAVVDYFVRYKQIAAARLTPKGHGDSRPVADNENPENRQKNRRVEIIIEREKPQASSSPADNSKKRGEP; from the coding sequence ATGATGGCTGTCTCAAATTTCAAATTTCAAATTTCAAATCTATCCAATTTGTGGGCGTTTATTATTTGTTTGACGGTTTCTTTCGCCCGGGCTCAAACCGAGACGGCGCAGGTTTTTTTCTCCCCCAACAGCGACGGCATCATCGATTCCGCGGTTTTCCGGTTGTCCGTGTCGAATGCGTCCAATATCGCGGAATGGGTTTTCGTGGTGACGGATAACTCCGGCCGGGAGATCAAGCGTTTTACAGGCAAGGGCGCGCCGCCGTCAGGCCTTGATTGGAACGGCAAGGACGAGCACAATCAATTGATTCCCGACGGCACCTACCATTACCGGCTGTCCGTGGTCACGTTGGCCGGCAACAAGGTGGAAATGCCGCCGCAGGAGTTAGTCTGCGACCGGCAAACGCCCACCGCGCAAGCCGGCGTCGAACCCGCGTTGTTTTCTCCGGAAGAGGGCAGCGCCAAACCCACGGCCCATTTTATGATGGACGCTTATGACGCCAACGGCATTCATAGCTGGATTTTAAAAATCGTCAACGCGCAAACCGGCTCAGCCGTCAAGTCTTTTTATGGGAAAGGGCAGCCGATGCCCAAAGCCGAGTGGGACGGACGCTCGGATGCGTATGATCCGGCGCCGGACGGCGAATACTCATTCACCTTCGCGGTCCGCGACCGCGCGGGGAACACCACGATCACCAGCCCTAAAACAGTCACTATCGATCGGGCCGAACCCATGACCTCCGTTGAGGCCGAGCCGCCGGTTTTTTCCCCCAACGCGGACGGGGTTCAAGACATCGTCACGTTTGAAATCAAACCACCGCCCGTCATCAAAAAGCAGATCGAAAACTGGTCATTGTCGGTCAAGGATATGAAGGGCCGAGCCCTTAAAATGTTTGAGGGTTTGGGTGAGCCGCCGCGCGCCATCAGTTGGGACGGCAAGGACGCCGCCGGAAAAATAGCCGCGGACGGTATTTATGCCTACAGTTTTCTCACCGTGGATCAAGCCGGAAACAGGGGCTTCGCCTTGCCTAAAAATTTGGTTTTGGATACGACCCCGCCTCAGGCGACGATCGATCTCAAGCCCTTGCTGTTATCGCCCAACGGCGACGGTTTCGGCGACAACGGCACTTATCATATGGAAGTTGTCGAAGCCAACGGCATCAGGTCTTATGCCTTGGAAATCAAAGACGATGTCGGCACGTTAAAGAAAGCGTTCCGCGGAGAGGAAACCCCGGCCAAGCAGCTTCAATGGGCCGGCCAGGATTCTTCCGATAAAACCCTGGTGGACGGCAAGTATTCCTATACCTTGACGTTGGCGGACAGGGCCGGCAATAAAACGACGGTGGAGCCTAAAGAACTGCAAATCGACGTGACGCCGCCGGTCGTCGATTGGATGGTTGATCCAAGATTGATCTCTCCAAATGGGGATCAACAAGAGGCCCATATGCGGATTTCGGTTCACGACGCCTCGGAGATCGAACAATGGCGGCTTGAAATCAAAGACGCCGCCTCCAAAGTCGTGCGTCGTTATACGGGCCAGGGCGCTTATCTTGACCCCATCGCCTGGGAAGGGCGCGACGAATCAAAAAACATGGTTCCGGACGGCGTTTACAACGCTTTTTTTTGGGTCCGGGACAAAGCGAATAATGCAGTTTTGACATCGGCCCAGCAAATCGTTGTCGGCGCCCAAATTCCGGAAATTACCGTTACGGCCGCCCTGAACAATTTTTCCCCTAACGCCGACGGGGTTAAAGATACCGCGGCGTTCGCTCTGAAGTCGCGTTCCTTCAACAAAATTAAGCAATGGGCCCTGGCGTTCACGGACGGCGGCCAGACCCTGATCAGGGAATTTCAAGGCTTGGGCGCGCCTCCGGCCGAGATTATTTGGTCCGGGGAGCGCGACGATAAAACGCCGTCGCCGGACGGGTTTTATCGCTACGTTTATCGCGTGACGGACGAGGCCGGCAATAGAAATCAGACGCAGCCCCAAAACATTCAAATCGACACCCTGCGGCCGGAAATCGACGATCGGGCCGTTCCCGCGCTTTTTTCGCCCAATGCCGACGGCATTTTAGACGACATGATTTTTAAGTTGTCTTATCGTGATCAAAGCGCGGCTAGGGAATGGTCCATCACCATCAAAAATGAGGGCAATAAAGTCGTGCGCGTTTTATCCGGACAAGGCGCCTTGCCTCAGGATGTGCGCTGGGACGGCCGCTCGGACGCGCAGAAGGCCGTTCCGGACGGACCCTACACATTCGTTTTAACGGCCGAGGATGCGGTGGGCAACCGTTCCGCCACGTTGGATCAAATTATTCGTCTGGATACCACGCCGCCGCAGTTGACGATTGCGGCGGAACCCACGCTGTTTTCCCCAAAATCCTCAAGCGACAAAGACCGCACGGTTTTTAACATGACGGTCCAGGATGCTTCGGATTTGACCCGGTGGTCGCTTAAATTTGTGGACGCGAAGAACAACGAGGCGCATGAAATCAAAGGAGACGGACGTCCGCCCGTGGAAATCGTTTGGGAGGGTGTCAATCACAAGAACGACGTTTTAGCCGACGGGTCGTACAAGGTGTATCTGGTGGTTAGAGACGAGGTCGGCAATGAGGGTAAAAGCCAGCCCGCGACCGTGACCATCGACACCTCCAAACCCGTGGTTGCGGTGGTGACGCATGAAGAAATGGTGCCCAGTCTAGTGCCGGAGGTTCAGTCGGTGGAGGGCAGCCGAGGGATCGTCATCAATTTGGCGGCCGAGGTTCTTTTTGAAACCGGCAAGGCGCAGATTCGTCCGGAAGCCTTCCCCATGCTCGACGAGGCCGCGGGCGTGATCAAAAAGTACCCCAAACGCCATGTTTTGGTCGAGGGCCATACGGATAATGTGCCGATCCGCAACGAAGAGTTTCCGAACAATCAAACGCTTTCCGAAGGACGGGCCAAGGCTGTGGTGGATTATTTCGTCCGCTACAAGCAAATCGCCGCCGCCCGCCTGACGCCCAAAGGCCACGGCGACAGCCGCCCGGTCGCCGACAATGAAAATCCCGAAAATCGCCAGAAAAATCGCCGCGTTGAAATCATTATCGAGAGAGAGAAGCCGCAGGCTTCTTCTTCCCCGGCAGATAATTCCAAAAAGCGAGGTGAGCCGTAA